ATGCTGTTGATAGCAAACTTGAGGTTATTATAGATAGTGGAATTCGCTCAGGACAAGATTTGCTTAAGGCAAAAGCTCTAGGTGCAAAAGCTGGAATGATAGGTAAAGCACTAAATTATGGTATCGGAGCTTATGGAGAAAAAGGAGCCCAAAGAGTATTAGAAATTTTCTATCAAGAAATGGATAAAACTATGGCATTTTGTGGCCATACTGATATTAATCAAGTAAATAAATCTATATTAATAAAACCTCATTAGTAAACTTTATTTACTTAACCATTTAAATGATTTTTTAAGAAAATTTACTGCATTATTTTCAACATTTTTTCCATGAGCTATAACAATTCTTTCTGGATTCCAACTCAATATTCTATCGAAACATTTACGAGCCTTTCTTTTACCAAAGAAAAATGATAGTCTCCAATCTATTGGAGTTTTGCCATTAGGTGCTACAATACCTGAAAACTTAGCTATTATTTTTTTAATTCCAGAAAAATAATTCTCATCAAAGTTCTCAATTAAGTCTGTAAGTATAAGCGTTTTAGATGCTTTATGAAAAAATACAACTTCTTCCATAATACTGCTACCTTTAAAAATTAATTGACCAATCTCATCCTCCCAATCAACTTCAGGAAAGTCTTTTAGATCTGCAGTAAATTTTATATCTTTTCTTTTTTTTCTAAGTCCTGGAGAAGCATATACTTTTGCATCAGGAAAAAGTTTTATCCAATCTTGTAAAAAAAGGTGATGTATTTTGTTTGGAGATATTAAATATTTTACATTTCCAAGTTTAGAAACTTCTTGTAATAATTCAGACTTTGGCTTAATTGGTGAATGGATAAACAGGTCACCATTTTTAAGTCTCATAACAGTCATTCTTGTAGTATATGGAATTGTAAAAAAAGGGACTGCATCTCCATCTGAGATCCATATATTTTCTGATAACTCTCTTAACATGATTATCTAGTCAAATAATCTAATATCCCTGCACAGATAACATATTGAATTAGGTGTAAAAGTATAAGGACAACAACCATTGGTATAACTAATAGCTTCTTATTTTTGCCAAATGCTACAAATATTATCGCAAAAAGCATTGGAACATAACAAGCAAGCTCAGTTGCACCATATACGGTTGTCCATACAAATCCATTTGCGTGTAAAAGGTTGTAAACACTATCAGATGATGTCAAAAATACTGTTGCATAGCCTAGGAAAATACCTGCAACAAACCAAAATATTACTAAAAATAAAATCTTTAGAAAGTAATCAAGTAATACATATGCTTTTTTCATATTTTAAATCCCATATTTCTTCTAAAATCTAAATAACTTAGAAAATAAAACTGTTTAAAGATTAAACTAGAAGGTTAATTGTTTCAATATAAAGTATCTCTTTAAGAGATAATATCTAAGAGCAGAATACTAAACTTTAAAATAATTAATTATTATCAAATATCTTAAACTCTCATCAGATCTCTTTTTATTAGAAGAATTTATAAACAAAAATTTTATATTGACAACTTAGGATAGTTATATATAATCGTCTACCGAGGTTTAATGCGATTCTCGTGTAAATTTATGAAGCTCCTGCTTCATGAGGGCCTGGTTAACAAGCCTAACTCGAATCCCTAAGCAATTTGTATAATTTTGTTTTACTTAATATACATTGCTAGAGATTTTGGAGTGATGCGAGAGCTATCACTCCATTTATGATGAGATTAATCGATGATATTTCCGCATCCTTAGTTTTGCGAGAGAAAGAGAGACCATTTTGTGTTCGTCTCTCTTTTTAACTAGGGAGAAACCTCTATGAATAAAAAAACAAAAAATATCATCGAATGTTTGATTATCATAGCTCTATGCTTATGCTTGAGCTCGGATAGTATCAATATTGATGCTGACATAAATGTTCATGCAATTTATATTGCTTAGTACATTTAAAATCCAGTTTAAATACTGGTTTTAAAAGTGTGATAGAATGTTTAATGC
This portion of the Pseudofrancisella aestuarii genome encodes:
- a CDS encoding DUF4336 domain-containing protein → MLRELSENIWISDGDAVPFFTIPYTTRMTVMRLKNGDLFIHSPIKPKSELLQEVSKLGNVKYLISPNKIHHLFLQDWIKLFPDAKVYASPGLRKKRKDIKFTADLKDFPEVDWEDEIGQLIFKGSSIMEEVVFFHKASKTLILTDLIENFDENYFSGIKKIIAKFSGIVAPNGKTPIDWRLSFFFGKRKARKCFDRILSWNPERIVIAHGKNVENNAVNFLKKSFKWLSK